From a single Paludibacter jiangxiensis genomic region:
- a CDS encoding NAD(P)/FAD-dependent oxidoreductase — translation MKEFDVLIIGGGPSGAMTGIELQKHGFNTCIIDKASFPREKLCGGGLTLKTIELLDTYCPELDKSAFILGQSDNVDFYYKTDQITHTKINTPYFFTDRKLLDTSLIELYKEKGGTLLENTRINAKDINFTENVILLGNDSLRYKYLIGACGCSSLLTKPFGISRNDYFCVEARVAKETTEEQPFRIYLGPVQNGYGWYFPKNDHDVIGVGGKNTNKTLPKQAELFFQEVTKTTGLPSKGAFIPSGKKINALSVMDNTILVGDAAGFIDPITGEGLYYALLSGIFASESVLEASGNPKRSLQKIYTCKCSKIKKNMKWGYLYHKFLHADTVTPYFIKALQDHPHFVKYYLEDVISTYRFNYKNFIWKYFIKIRKSLHAQ, via the coding sequence ATGAAAGAGTTTGACGTTCTGATAATAGGAGGCGGCCCTTCGGGTGCCATGACAGGCATAGAACTTCAAAAACATGGATTCAACACCTGCATCATTGACAAGGCGTCATTTCCAAGGGAGAAGTTGTGTGGTGGTGGACTAACCCTGAAGACAATCGAATTGTTAGACACTTATTGTCCGGAATTGGATAAAAGCGCTTTTATTCTTGGACAGTCCGACAATGTGGACTTCTACTACAAAACCGATCAAATAACACACACCAAAATAAACACGCCTTATTTCTTTACAGACAGAAAACTTCTGGACACAAGTCTGATTGAACTGTACAAAGAAAAAGGAGGCACACTGCTTGAAAATACGCGTATCAATGCGAAAGATATAAATTTCACAGAAAATGTGATACTGCTCGGGAACGATTCACTGCGATACAAATACCTTATAGGAGCTTGCGGATGCTCCTCCTTACTGACCAAACCTTTCGGCATATCAAGGAATGATTACTTTTGTGTGGAAGCCCGGGTTGCAAAAGAGACGACGGAAGAGCAGCCCTTCCGGATTTATCTAGGACCTGTCCAAAACGGCTACGGCTGGTATTTCCCGAAAAACGATCATGACGTTATTGGTGTGGGGGGCAAAAACACGAATAAGACATTACCCAAACAAGCTGAACTGTTTTTCCAGGAAGTAACAAAGACGACTGGCCTTCCCTCAAAAGGAGCATTTATTCCTTCCGGCAAGAAAATCAATGCTCTGTCGGTCATGGATAACACAATTTTGGTTGGCGATGCCGCCGGGTTCATCGACCCAATTACCGGAGAAGGCCTTTACTACGCTCTATTGTCGGGAATCTTTGCTTCCGAGTCGGTTCTTGAAGCATCAGGCAACCCAAAGAGATCTCTCCAAAAAATTTACACCTGTAAATGCAGTAAGATCAAGAAGAATATGAAATGGGGATACCTGTATCATAAATTTTTACATGCAGATACGGTCACACCCTACTTCATTAAAGCATTACAAGACCATCCTCATTTTGTAAAATATTATCTCGAAGATGTAATATCAACCTATCGTTTCAATTACAAGAACTTTATCTGGAAATATTTTATCAAAATCAGAAAATCATTACATGCCCAATAA
- a CDS encoding GH92 family glycosyl hydrolase produces MKNVLFVLILLLVNFQTTKSQSGDVAGYVDPYIGTGDHGHVFLGAHVPFGAVQVGPTNYVKGWDWCSGYHYSDSILTGFSQLHLNGTGVGDLGDILVMPYIGKVQFAPGTDKAPLSGWATKYTHKDEIAKPGYFSVNLRQYLINAEMSATERVAFHKYTFPQSTEAHIGINLAMGIGWDRPVKTFIKKVDPSTYTGYRFSTGWSKDQRLYFAIKLSRPADATLLFDGMHPKSGDVLEGDSAVLVINYRTDQGEVIMMKIGISPVSEENALSNIAAEIPVWNFKQVVDKAYASWNKELGRVSVVTKDKHQLRAFYTALYHTFTSPVLFNDHNGDYRGTDKEVYKNPGFNNYTVFSLWDTYRAAHPLYTLVQPGRVSDMVQSMLAIYRQQGKLPIWPLMGCETDCMVGYPAVPVVADAIFKGFKGIDPQLALEAMKGSSMRDDYGMNYIKAKGYIPADKEKESVSKALEYALSDWAIAQLAQKLGKQSDYEYYAKRAKAYTEYFDPKTGFMRPKLDNGKFREPLDPFRSIHEWGDYTEGNAWQYTWLVPQDVEGLISLFGGEKPFVQKLDSLFIVQGDMGDNASPDISGLIGQYAHGNEPSHHIAYFYAYAGQQWKTAEKIRYILENRYFDKPAGLSGNEDCGQMSAWYVLSSLGFYQVNPASGCFVFGSPLFDRASLVLPAGKRFTINVRKPGTTNIYIQSVKLNGKPYSHSFITYKEIIDGGTLEFVMGDQPNKDFGAKPEDRPQSRVF; encoded by the coding sequence ATGAAGAATGTCTTGTTTGTTTTGATTCTGTTGCTTGTCAACTTTCAGACAACAAAATCACAGTCTGGCGATGTTGCCGGATACGTTGATCCGTATATTGGCACTGGCGATCACGGTCATGTGTTTTTGGGGGCTCATGTGCCGTTCGGAGCGGTTCAGGTTGGCCCGACAAATTACGTGAAAGGTTGGGACTGGTGTTCCGGCTATCACTATTCCGACAGTATTCTGACCGGATTTTCGCAATTACACCTGAACGGAACAGGTGTAGGCGATTTGGGTGATATTTTGGTGATGCCTTATATCGGAAAGGTACAGTTTGCTCCGGGCACAGATAAAGCCCCATTGTCAGGCTGGGCAACCAAATATACACACAAAGATGAGATTGCAAAGCCAGGTTATTTTTCGGTAAATCTTCGGCAATATCTGATTAATGCTGAAATGTCGGCAACCGAACGTGTCGCTTTCCATAAATATACTTTCCCGCAGTCGACAGAAGCTCATATCGGTATTAATCTGGCAATGGGTATTGGCTGGGACAGGCCAGTGAAAACGTTCATCAAAAAAGTAGATCCTTCTACATATACAGGTTATCGATTTTCAACCGGATGGTCGAAAGATCAGCGTCTTTATTTTGCAATCAAACTATCCCGTCCTGCCGACGCAACATTGTTGTTCGATGGTATGCATCCTAAATCAGGTGACGTTCTGGAGGGAGACTCCGCTGTTTTGGTTATTAACTACCGAACGGACCAGGGAGAGGTGATTATGATGAAAATCGGCATTTCTCCTGTGAGTGAAGAAAATGCATTGTCAAATATTGCGGCAGAAATTCCGGTCTGGAATTTTAAGCAGGTAGTGGATAAGGCTTATGCCAGTTGGAACAAAGAGTTGGGACGCGTGAGTGTTGTAACGAAAGATAAACACCAGCTTCGTGCTTTTTATACAGCGTTATATCATACTTTTACTTCTCCTGTTTTGTTTAATGACCATAATGGCGATTACCGTGGAACCGACAAGGAAGTGTACAAAAATCCGGGTTTCAACAACTATACAGTATTCTCTCTTTGGGATACCTATCGAGCAGCTCATCCTCTTTACACGTTGGTTCAACCCGGTCGTGTTTCTGATATGGTACAGTCGATGCTTGCCATTTACAGACAACAGGGGAAATTGCCTATCTGGCCTCTGATGGGTTGCGAAACCGACTGTATGGTAGGTTATCCGGCTGTTCCGGTTGTCGCAGATGCTATTTTTAAGGGATTCAAAGGAATTGATCCGCAGTTGGCGCTGGAAGCCATGAAGGGCTCTTCCATGCGCGACGATTACGGGATGAACTATATCAAAGCCAAAGGTTATATTCCTGCGGATAAAGAAAAAGAATCGGTTTCCAAAGCCCTGGAATATGCTCTTTCCGACTGGGCAATAGCTCAATTGGCTCAAAAGCTCGGGAAGCAGAGCGATTATGAGTATTATGCAAAACGTGCAAAAGCTTATACCGAATACTTTGATCCGAAAACAGGCTTTATGCGTCCGAAGCTGGATAATGGAAAATTCCGTGAGCCTCTTGATCCGTTCAGGTCGATTCACGAATGGGGTGATTATACAGAAGGAAATGCATGGCAATACACCTGGTTGGTTCCGCAGGATGTGGAAGGTCTGATCTCTCTTTTCGGAGGAGAAAAACCTTTTGTTCAAAAGCTGGACAGCTTGTTCATTGTGCAGGGCGATATGGGCGATAATGCCTCTCCCGATATCTCAGGGTTGATTGGTCAGTATGCTCACGGTAATGAACCTAGTCATCACATTGCATATTTCTATGCATATGCCGGACAGCAGTGGAAAACCGCCGAAAAAATCCGCTATATTCTCGAAAACCGTTATTTTGATAAGCCTGCAGGTTTGAGCGGAAACGAAGACTGCGGCCAAATGTCGGCCTGGTATGTTCTTTCTTCGTTGGGCTTCTATCAGGTGAACCCAGCCAGTGGATGTTTCGTTTTCGGCTCTCCGTTGTTCGACAGAGCATCGCTCGTTCTTCCTGCCGGAAAGAGATTTACGATCAATGTTCGTAAGCCCGGAACCACCAATATTTACATTCAATCGGTAAAACTCAATGGCAAACCCTATAGCCATTCGTTTATCACTTACAAAGAAATTATAGACGGAGGCACTCTCGAGTTTGTGATGGGAGATCAACCCAATAAGGATTTCGGGGCAAAACCGGAAGATCGCCCGCAATCTCGAGTCTTCTGA
- a CDS encoding TolC family protein, protein MKHIFKYIMILTCGLPVALTAQNQVAQPQADSLSLAGVITKVIGNYPSVKKAELEIEAANAKIGLAKSAYYPNIDISSSYSHIGPTSKFVLPGLGTFQLYPADNYSASLNVNQQIYDFGKTEKNITFENQAKVLSQLSLEQLKQKLSLSLVGNYYSIVYLQEAISIKNEELKTLREHLAFVEKKAATGSATQYEILTTKVRISNIENQKTDLETNLKVLQCQLNSYLGESQQSNVLLKKDVHAPEILESADALSVKALGQRDELRIVRQRGMMVDTRLKMVNVQNNPVLNLFAMGGYKNGYVPELGDPKANYTVGVSFKLPIFDANRSKYNRQQVQTDLRGVDQDTELARRNIVNEVVESRANVDAALKKIAQTELQLQQAQQAYKLADTNYIAGAITNLDLLDSSTSLAESRLSVMKSRIDYTVSLLKLKIALGERIY, encoded by the coding sequence ATGAAGCATATTTTTAAATACATAATGATTTTGACTTGTGGATTGCCTGTGGCGTTGACAGCTCAGAATCAAGTGGCTCAGCCTCAGGCAGACTCTTTGTCTTTGGCAGGAGTTATTACCAAAGTAATCGGTAATTATCCCTCGGTGAAGAAAGCAGAACTTGAAATAGAAGCTGCTAATGCTAAGATTGGTCTGGCAAAATCGGCTTATTATCCGAACATTGATATTTCATCTTCTTATTCGCATATCGGACCGACATCAAAGTTCGTGTTGCCGGGTTTGGGAACTTTTCAGCTGTATCCGGCCGACAACTATTCGGCATCGCTGAATGTGAACCAGCAAATTTATGATTTTGGCAAAACTGAAAAGAATATCACATTCGAAAATCAGGCAAAAGTTCTTTCTCAGTTGTCGTTGGAGCAGTTGAAACAAAAGCTGTCTCTTTCACTGGTCGGAAATTATTATTCCATTGTTTATTTACAGGAAGCGATCAGTATTAAGAACGAGGAGCTTAAGACGCTTAGAGAACATTTGGCTTTTGTGGAAAAGAAAGCGGCTACAGGCTCGGCTACTCAATATGAGATACTTACTACTAAAGTGAGAATTTCTAATATTGAAAACCAGAAAACCGATTTGGAGACTAATCTCAAAGTGTTACAATGTCAGTTGAACTCGTACCTGGGAGAATCGCAGCAGTCGAATGTGTTGCTGAAAAAGGATGTTCACGCTCCCGAAATTCTTGAAAGTGCAGATGCTTTGAGTGTTAAAGCCCTGGGACAACGTGATGAACTGAGGATTGTACGTCAGCGTGGTATGATGGTGGATACTCGCCTCAAGATGGTGAATGTCCAAAATAATCCGGTGCTAAACCTTTTTGCTATGGGCGGTTACAAAAATGGATATGTTCCGGAATTGGGAGATCCTAAGGCAAATTATACTGTAGGTGTCAGCTTTAAGCTCCCTATTTTCGATGCAAACAGATCGAAGTATAATCGCCAGCAGGTTCAGACAGACTTGCGCGGAGTAGATCAGGATACCGAACTTGCCCGCCGGAATATTGTAAATGAGGTGGTTGAAAGCCGGGCAAACGTTGATGCTGCTCTGAAAAAGATTGCACAGACAGAATTACAACTGCAACAGGCCCAACAAGCATACAAGTTGGCTGATACTAATTATATAGCAGGGGCAATCACTAATCTCGATTTGCTTGATAGCTCCACTTCGTTGGCAGAGAGTCGCTTGTCTGTGATGAAATCGCGTATTGACTATACCGTTAGTCTTTTGAAACTGAAAATTGCTCTCGGAGAGAGAATTTATTAA
- a CDS encoding YaaA family protein, with protein sequence MLIILSPSKTINFHTPAPPFETTWPIFSSKANKIITSLRHFAAEDISQRERVSLKIAFATRDYFHSFSTTQHVGKPALFAYTGNVFDKLNPSDFSKDDINFTQEHLRIFSALYGVLRPMDIIQPYRLDMNSKLIDGLYDTWQEQVTKEISKLLKTDDNTLINLASAEYFKMLNQKQLPAHCRIITPVFKQEHNGKYTVNSLFAKQARGWMSRFIIENRISNPEHLQGFTEGGYYFRPELSNNKEWIFTR encoded by the coding sequence ATGCTAATTATATTATCTCCTTCAAAAACAATTAATTTTCACACCCCTGCTCCACCATTCGAGACGACATGGCCGATTTTTTCATCTAAAGCCAACAAGATCATTACTTCGCTCCGCCATTTTGCTGCCGAAGATATTTCCCAACGCGAGCGTGTAAGCCTGAAAATTGCGTTTGCTACCCGCGACTATTTCCATTCTTTTTCCACGACTCAACACGTGGGAAAGCCGGCCTTGTTTGCCTATACCGGGAATGTATTCGACAAGCTGAATCCATCTGATTTCAGCAAAGATGACATAAACTTCACACAGGAACACCTCCGCATTTTTTCAGCCCTTTATGGCGTACTTCGCCCGATGGACATCATTCAGCCTTACCGTCTTGATATGAATTCCAAACTCATTGACGGACTTTATGACACCTGGCAAGAACAGGTGACAAAAGAAATTTCCAAATTGCTCAAAACTGATGATAACACTTTGATCAACTTAGCTTCGGCTGAATATTTCAAAATGCTGAACCAAAAACAATTGCCCGCACATTGCAGAATAATCACGCCCGTTTTCAAACAGGAGCACAACGGCAAGTATACGGTCAACAGCCTTTTTGCCAAGCAAGCTCGCGGATGGATGTCGCGTTTTATCATAGAAAACAGGATAAGCAATCCCGAACACTTGCAGGGATTTACGGAAGGAGGATACTATTTCCGGCCCGAGCTATCGAACAATAAGGAATGGATATTTACCCGATAA